A stretch of the Aegilops tauschii subsp. strangulata cultivar AL8/78 chromosome 4, Aet v6.0, whole genome shotgun sequence genome encodes the following:
- the LOC109736733 gene encoding quinone-oxidoreductase QR2 has translation MATKIYIVYYSTWGHVATLAEEMKKGADSVPGVEVTVWRVPETLPEEVLGKMHAAPGREDHPVITASQLAEADGILFGFPTRFGMMAAQMKAFFDSTGGLWQAQSLSGKPAGVFFATGTQGGGQETTALTAVTQLTHHGMLFVPVGYTHGAGMFAMDEVKGGSPYGAGTFAGADGSRVPSDAELALAAHQGKYFAGIAKKLKAV, from the exons ATGGCGACCAAGATCTACATAGT GTACTACTCGACCTGGGGACACGTCGCGACGCTGGCGGAGGAGATGAAGAAGGGCGCCGACTCCGTCCCCGGCGTCGAGGTCACCGTCTGGCGGGTGCCAGAGACGCTGCCAGAGGAGGTGCTCGGGAAGATGCACGCGGCGCCGGGGCGCGAGGACCACCCGGTCATCACGGCGAGCCAGCTGGCCGAGGCCGACGGCATCCTGTTCGGCTTCCCGACGCGGTTCGGCATGATGGCGGCGCAGATGAAGGCCTTCTTCGACTCCACCGGCGGCCTCTGGCAGGCACAGAGCCTCTCGGGCAAGCCCGCGGGCGTCTTCTTCGCGACGGGCACCCAGGGCGGCGGGCAGGAGACCACGGCTCTCACGGCCGTGACGCAGCTGACGCACCACGGCATGCTGTTCGTGCCGGTCGGGTACACGCACGGCGCCGGCATGTTCGCCATGGACGAGGTCAAGGGTGGCAGCCCGTACGGTGCCGGCACCTTCGCTGGAGCCGATGGCAGCAGGGTGCCCAGCGATGCCGAGCTCGCCCTCGCGGCGCACCAGGGCAAGTACTTTGCCGGCATCGCCAAGAAGCTCAAAGCCGTCTGA